In Phocoena phocoena chromosome 3, mPhoPho1.1, whole genome shotgun sequence, a single window of DNA contains:
- the WNT3A gene encoding protein Wnt-3a, with product MAPLGYFIFLYGLKQALGNYPIWWSLAVGPQYSSLGTQPILCASIPGLVPKQLRFCRNYVEIMPSVAEGIKISIQECQHQFRGRRWNCTTVNNSLAIFGPVLDKATRESAFVHAIASAGVAFAVTRSCAEGSAAICGCSSRHQGSPGEGWKWGGCSEDIEFGGMVSREFADARENRPDARSAMNRHNNEAGRQAIASHMHLKCKCHGLSGSCEVKTCWWSQPDFRAIGDFLKDKYDSASEMVVEKHRESRGWVETLRPRYTYFKVPTERDLVYYEASPNFCEPNPETGSFGTRDRTCNVSSHGIDGCDLLCCGRGHNARTERRREKCHCVFHWCCYVSCQECARIYDVHTCK from the exons gtCCCTGGCTGTCGGGCCCCAGTACTCATCTCTGGGGACGCAGCCCATCCTCTGCGCCAGCATCCCAGGCCTGGTCCCCAAGCAGCTGCGTTTCTGCCGGAACTACGTAGAGATCATGCCCAGTGTGGCAGAGGGCATCAAGATCAGCATCCAGGAGTGCCAACACCAGTTCCGTGGCCGCCGGTGGAATTGCACCACTGTCAACAACAGCCTGGCCATCTTTGGCCCTGTGCTGGACAAAG CCACCCGGGAGTCCGCCTTTGTGCACGCCATCGCTTCCGCCGGCGTAGCCTTCGCTGTGACACGCTCGTGCGCCGAGGGCTCCGCTGCCATCTGCGGCTGCAGCAGCCGCCACCAGGGTTCGCCCGGTGAGGGCTGGAAGTGGGGCGGCTGCAGTGAGGACATCGAGTTCGGAGGGATGGTGTCCCGGGAGTTCGCAGACGCGCGGGAGAACCGACCAGACGCTCGCTCCGCCATGAACCGCCACAACAATGAGGCTGGGCGCCAG GCCATCGCCAGCCACATGCACCTCAAGTGCAAGTGCCATGGGCTCTCGGGCAGCTGTGAGGTGAAGACCTGCTGGTGGTCGCAGCCCGACTTCCGTGCCATTGGTGACTTCCTCAAGGACAAGTATGACAGCGCCTCGGAGATGGTGGTGGAGAAGCACCGCGAGTCGCGCGGCTGGGTGGAGACCCTGCGGCCACGCTACACCTACTTCAAGGTGCCCACAGAGCGCGACCTGGTCTACTACGAGGCCTCGCCCAACTTCTGCGAGCCCAACCCCGAGACGGGATCCTTCGGCACGCGCGACCGCACCTGCAACGTGAGCTCGCACGGCATAGATGGCTGCGACCTGCTGTGCTGCGGTCGCGGCCACAACGCGCGCACCGAGCGGCGCAGGGAGAAGTGCCACTGCGTTTTCCACTGGTGCTGCTACGTGAGCTGCCAGGAGTGCGCGCGCATCTACGACGTGCACACCTGCAAGTAG